The DNA region CTCTCCTGGGTTTCCTTTACCACTGGATATCTTAGCTTGGTGAAGTTTTAGATTTTTGCCATAGATGGTTGTGTATGCACCTGGCCAGGGTAGTGTGCCGCGGATGAGGTTATTGATATCTTCAGAGGATTTTCTCCAGTCTATCATCCCATCCTCTTTTTTGAGCATAGGTGCATAAGTTGCTTTTGAGTGATCTTGCGGAATGCGA from Thermodesulfobacteriota bacterium includes:
- a CDS encoding methionyl-tRNA formyltransferase encodes the protein RIPQDHSKATYAPMLKKEDGMIDWRKSSEDINNLIRGTLPWPGAYTTIYGKNLKLHQAKISSGKGNPGEVMVSESGTLRVATGDGALDIREIQMEGAKKLPIQAFLTGRKIPEGTILGK